A single Pseudodesulfovibrio aespoeensis Aspo-2 DNA region contains:
- a CDS encoding transcription antitermination factor NusB — protein MNQHTPKPLPPARRIALEALSHCLFSGHDIQATLDTALSAKPTDPRDTGLATEIAYGYLRHKGRVEYVLSRFLQDPGKLPPKMRLAMGVAAYEMIFLDKVPAYASVDWAVEFSKTKPGTRLSGLFNAVLRRVAELGETAHDPDFYRKDASGPEFLTRWYSCPQWLADMWRHAYGEADTLAYLKAQLNPPALGINLFGHPEADELYADLAALPEVLDIEGMSFALPPGTSFEDEPRPPLARQSFAARQVIERLSPAAWPEPVWDACAGRGGKTRILREKNIDTFASDIHRGRLAALSRELPEVTTFEADAATATPPRQPGTVLLDLPCSGLGVLSRRPDTKWKRTARDLDDLVRLQTEILDNAAIQARPGGTLAVVTCTLNPDENQGLVRTFLAAHPGAALQTEWTTPPDSPLNEFFYGALITLAP, from the coding sequence ATGAATCAGCATACACCCAAACCGCTCCCCCCGGCCAGACGCATCGCCCTTGAGGCGCTCTCGCACTGCCTCTTCTCCGGACACGACATCCAGGCCACCCTTGATACGGCCCTGTCCGCCAAACCGACCGATCCGCGCGACACTGGGCTGGCCACCGAGATCGCCTACGGATATCTGCGCCACAAGGGGCGGGTGGAATACGTCCTGTCGCGCTTTCTCCAGGACCCCGGCAAACTGCCGCCCAAGATGCGGCTGGCCATGGGCGTGGCCGCCTACGAGATGATCTTTCTCGACAAGGTTCCGGCCTACGCCAGCGTGGACTGGGCCGTGGAGTTCTCCAAGACCAAGCCTGGGACGCGCCTCTCCGGCCTGTTCAACGCGGTCCTGCGCCGCGTGGCCGAGCTGGGCGAGACAGCCCACGATCCCGATTTCTACCGCAAGGACGCCTCTGGCCCGGAGTTCCTGACCCGCTGGTATTCCTGCCCCCAGTGGCTGGCCGACATGTGGCGGCACGCCTACGGCGAAGCCGACACCCTGGCCTATCTCAAGGCCCAGCTCAACCCGCCCGCCCTGGGCATCAACCTCTTCGGCCATCCCGAGGCGGACGAATTGTACGCCGATCTGGCCGCCCTGCCCGAAGTCCTGGACATCGAGGGCATGAGCTTTGCCCTGCCGCCCGGCACTTCCTTCGAGGATGAGCCGCGTCCGCCCCTGGCCCGGCAATCCTTTGCCGCCCGGCAGGTCATCGAGCGGCTCTCCCCCGCAGCCTGGCCAGAGCCGGTCTGGGACGCCTGTGCCGGGCGCGGCGGCAAGACCCGCATCCTGCGCGAAAAGAACATCGACACCTTTGCCTCGGACATCCACCGGGGACGGCTGGCCGCCTTGAGCCGCGAGCTGCCCGAAGTGACCACCTTCGAGGCCGACGCGGCCACGGCCACGCCGCCGCGCCAGCCCGGCACCGTGCTCCTGGACCTGCCCTGCTCCGGCCTTGGCGTGCTCTCGCGCAGGCCGGACACCAAGTGGAAGCGCACCGCGCGCGACCTCGACGACCTGGTCAGGCTCCAGACCGAGATCCTGGACAACGCCGCCATCCAGGCCCGCCCCGGCGGCACCCTGGCCGTGGTCACCTGCACCCTCAACCCGGACGAGAACCAGGGACTTGTGCGCACCTTCCTGGCCGCGCACCCCGGCGCGGCCCTCCAAACCGAATGGACCACCCCGCCCGATTCCCCGCTCAACGAATTCTTCTACGGCGCCCTGATCACCCTCGCCCCATAG
- a CDS encoding heavy metal translocating P-type ATPase, which produces MKSVQAQIKGMHCAACSGRIERAVGAMDGVDAVSVNLASETMDLTYDPEGTTLEAVAGRVRELGFEADFPVATTASPGLDELKLDIGGMHCAACSARIERVTGKLPGVSSASVNLASGAGSFVFDPARISRRDIRQAIADAGFTTQARSETFTLFQTRRREAQERLAAQKRELIPAFLFALPLLVLSMGHMWGMPLPGWLDPMRAPLTFALVQLGLTLPVVWSGRNFYLQGIPALLRGGPNMDSLVAIGTGSAFLYSLWNTAAMFVAQQEAMVHLAMDLYYESAAVLIAMISLGKYFETRSRLKTSDAIRALMQLAPDTATLIRDGQQVTIPVDEVEPGDTLLVKPGERIPVDGEVADGRSSVDESMLTGESMPVGKAMGDPVAGGTLNTFGALTVTARRVGQDTMLARIIRMVQEAQGSKAPIANLADRISFYFVPAVMLLAVASGLAWYFVGGAGFPFSLRIFVAVLVIACPCAMGLATPVSIMVGTGRGAQLGVLIKSGRALQEAGKLDTVVFDKTGTLTHGRPELAAVTMVRGTMARTEAVYLAAAAESSSEHPLAQAIMRHARELKLEPPAPDGFEAVPGKGIRAVIGYRTVLIGNREFMEDNRIALDDDQFAVDAIKHYADQGATVVYFASENKFNALFAIADAMRDETPEVIASLKQSGLNPIMLTGDNEATARVVAARAGIDTVIAGVLPDRKAAEIERLQAEGRTVAMVGDGINDAPALALADIGVAMGSGIDVAVESGDVVLIKSDLRALLTALNLSRATMTNIKQNLFWAFAFNVIGLPVAAGLLHIFGGPTLNPMIAGTAMAMSSVTVVSNALRLRFFKG; this is translated from the coding sequence ATGAAATCAGTACAGGCACAGATCAAGGGCATGCACTGCGCGGCATGCTCCGGGCGCATTGAGCGCGCCGTGGGGGCCATGGACGGCGTGGACGCGGTCTCCGTCAACCTGGCCTCGGAAACCATGGACCTGACCTACGATCCAGAAGGCACGACCCTGGAGGCCGTGGCCGGGCGCGTCAGGGAGCTCGGCTTTGAGGCGGATTTCCCGGTTGCGACCACGGCATCACCGGGCCTTGATGAGCTGAAGCTCGACATCGGGGGCATGCACTGCGCGGCCTGCTCGGCCCGCATCGAGCGCGTGACCGGCAAGCTGCCGGGCGTCAGTTCGGCCTCGGTCAATCTGGCGTCGGGCGCGGGTTCCTTTGTCTTTGACCCGGCCCGGATCTCGCGCCGCGACATCCGCCAGGCCATTGCCGACGCCGGGTTCACCACCCAGGCACGCTCCGAGACCTTCACCCTGTTCCAGACCCGGCGCCGGGAGGCGCAGGAGCGGCTGGCCGCGCAAAAGCGCGAATTGATCCCGGCTTTTCTCTTTGCCCTGCCCCTGCTCGTCCTCTCCATGGGCCACATGTGGGGCATGCCCCTGCCCGGCTGGCTCGACCCCATGCGCGCGCCCCTGACCTTTGCCCTGGTTCAGCTGGGGCTGACCCTGCCCGTTGTCTGGTCGGGCCGCAACTTTTACCTCCAGGGCATCCCGGCCCTGCTGCGCGGCGGGCCGAACATGGACTCGCTGGTGGCCATTGGCACAGGCTCGGCCTTTCTCTATTCGCTGTGGAACACGGCGGCCATGTTCGTCGCGCAGCAGGAGGCCATGGTGCATCTGGCCATGGACCTTTACTACGAGTCCGCAGCCGTGCTCATCGCCATGATCTCGCTGGGCAAGTATTTCGAGACCCGCTCCCGGCTCAAGACCTCGGACGCCATCCGCGCCCTGATGCAGCTCGCCCCGGACACGGCCACCCTGATCCGCGACGGGCAGCAGGTGACCATCCCGGTGGACGAGGTGGAGCCGGGCGACACCCTGCTGGTCAAGCCGGGCGAACGCATCCCGGTGGACGGCGAGGTGGCCGATGGCCGCTCCAGCGTGGACGAGTCCATGCTCACGGGCGAGTCCATGCCCGTGGGCAAGGCAATGGGCGACCCGGTGGCCGGGGGCACCCTGAACACCTTTGGCGCGCTGACGGTCACGGCCCGTCGCGTGGGCCAGGACACCATGCTGGCGCGCATTATCCGCATGGTCCAGGAGGCCCAGGGGTCCAAGGCCCCCATCGCCAATCTGGCCGACCGCATCAGTTTTTATTTCGTGCCCGCAGTCATGCTGCTGGCCGTGGCCTCCGGGCTGGCGTGGTATTTTGTCGGCGGGGCGGGCTTTCCGTTTTCCTTGCGCATCTTCGTGGCCGTGCTGGTCATTGCCTGCCCCTGCGCCATGGGGTTGGCCACGCCGGTGTCGATCATGGTCGGCACGGGCCGGGGCGCGCAGCTCGGCGTGCTCATCAAGTCGGGCCGCGCCCTGCAGGAAGCGGGCAAACTCGACACCGTGGTCTTTGACAAGACCGGCACCCTGACCCATGGCCGTCCCGAACTGGCGGCCGTGACCATGGTCCGGGGCACCATGGCCCGGACCGAGGCCGTGTACCTGGCCGCCGCCGCCGAGAGCAGCAGCGAGCATCCCCTGGCCCAGGCCATCATGCGCCACGCCCGCGAGCTCAAGCTTGAGCCGCCCGCGCCCGACGGGTTCGAGGCCGTGCCGGGCAAGGGCATTCGGGCGGTCATCGGCTACCGGACCGTGCTCATCGGCAACCGGGAGTTCATGGAGGACAACAGGATCGCCCTGGACGACGACCAGTTCGCGGTGGACGCCATCAAGCACTACGCGGACCAGGGCGCGACCGTGGTCTACTTTGCCAGCGAGAACAAGTTCAACGCCCTCTTCGCCATTGCCGATGCCATGCGCGATGAGACGCCGGAGGTGATCGCCAGCCTGAAGCAATCCGGGCTGAACCCGATCATGCTCACCGGCGACAACGAGGCCACGGCCCGGGTGGTGGCTGCGCGGGCGGGCATCGACACGGTCATCGCCGGGGTGCTGCCCGACCGCAAGGCCGCCGAGATCGAGCGGCTCCAGGCCGAGGGGCGCACGGTAGCCATGGTCGGCGACGGCATCAACGACGCCCCGGCCCTGGCCCTGGCCGACATCGGCGTGGCCATGGGCTCTGGCATCGACGTGGCTGTCGAGTCCGGCGATGTGGTGCTCATCAAGAGCGACCTGCGCGCCCTGCTCACGGCCCTGAATCTGTCGCGGGCCACCATGACCAATATCAAGCAGAACCTGTTCTGGGCCTTTGCCTTCAACGTCATCGGCCTGCCCGTGGCCGCAGGACTGCTGCACATTTTCGGCGGGCCGACCCTCAATCCCATGATCGCGGGCACGGCCATGGCCATGAGCTCGGTCACGGTGGTCAGCAACGCCCTGCGGCTGCGCTTCTTCAAGGGCTGA
- the cysC gene encoding adenylyl-sulfate kinase, giving the protein MKNIRRYQGAVDRGMWERLNGHKALAIWFTGLSGAGKSTIAHEVEKTLFDRGMRVKVFDGDNVRHGLCGDLSFSLEARAENTRRIAEMVKLFLENGTICLCAFISPLRADRLRVREIVGAGDFHEAFVSCPVGECERRDTKGYYRLAREGKIKNYTGVSAPYDAPLDPELLLETEKMSIRDSVEAVVAYILKTSAL; this is encoded by the coding sequence ATGAAGAATATACGCCGGTATCAAGGGGCCGTGGACCGCGGCATGTGGGAGCGGCTCAACGGCCACAAGGCACTCGCCATCTGGTTCACCGGCCTTTCGGGCGCGGGCAAGTCCACCATTGCCCACGAGGTGGAAAAAACGCTGTTCGACAGGGGCATGCGCGTCAAGGTCTTTGACGGCGACAACGTCCGCCACGGGCTGTGCGGCGACCTGAGCTTCTCCCTGGAGGCCAGGGCCGAAAACACGCGCCGCATCGCGGAAATGGTCAAGCTCTTCCTGGAGAACGGCACCATCTGCCTGTGCGCCTTCATCTCGCCGTTGCGCGCCGACCGGCTGCGGGTGCGGGAGATCGTCGGGGCCGGGGATTTCCACGAGGCCTTTGTCTCCTGCCCGGTGGGCGAGTGCGAGCGGCGCGACACCAAGGGCTACTACCGGCTGGCCCGCGAGGGCAAGATCAAGAACTACACCGGCGTGTCCGCCCCCTACGACGCCCCGCTTGACCCGGAACTGCTGCTGGAAACGGAAAAAATGAGCATCCGGGACAGTGTCGAGGCGGTGGTGGCCTACATCCTGAAGACCTCGGCCTTGTAG
- a CDS encoding DEAD/DEAH box helicase: MARQVAHHRIVEGAEARHATPRHPWSAAMGSALSLHGIEILYAHQAQAVDHARAGHHVVVATPTASGKSLCYNLPVLDHCLADPEAKALYLFPLKALAQDQLKGFNELAGLLPVGPDQGGRRPTAAIYDGDTSPHFRKKIRNAPPSVIMSNPEMVHLSMLPHHAAWAEFLSGLSYVVVDEVHTYRGVMGSHMAMVFRRLLRLCEYYGARPTFIFCSATIGNPVALCRMLTGLEVHPVLESGAARGLRHMLFINPEGSPAQAAIQLLRSALARDMRTIVYCQSRKLTELIALWAAERSGQYRERISAYRAGFLPEERREIEARMASGELLAVISTSALELGIDIGGLDLCIMVGYPGSIMATQQRGGRVGRTARDSVVALVAQEDALDQYFMRHPEDFFARPPESAMLNPYNPVIMDRHLICAAAELTLRRGETFLREEPVGTRVDQLVAAGHLFEVAGTTTGPTTRPRTGPGSEPSGEIITSHKHPHRDVDLRGAGRSMHIEDITGLDSEGGEGGKRPVIGTLDAHRAFREAHPGAVYLHRGQTYVIDDMDMGTMAVRARRARVGYYTRPRGSKDTEILEVLGTRACFGTRVHFGRLKVTEQVTGYEKRAVRGGKLLGITPLDLPPLRFETEGLWFEIPHAVRTRCEEEYLHFMGGIHAFEHAAIGMLPLLVMTDRNDLGGISTPMHPQVEGPAVFIYDGMPGGAGLTRQAFEQADELLLTTLRTIDECPCELGCPSCVHSPKCGSGNRPIDKRAARFVLQSIRTGDPLTTAIKEIDMPLSGPLFDHGVTRPAPRRYGVIDIETRFSADEVGGWGRADRMGVSVACVWDAGECAMFDFGQDDLDALVARLQQFDLVIGFNHVKFDYAVLGGLHPFKFRSLPNLDLLAEINTRLGYRVSLDNTAQATLNVGKSADGLMALKWWKEGRLDLITEYCRKDVAVTRDLYLHGREHGHIFFTNKAGQKVRLPVDW, from the coding sequence ATGGCCCGCCAAGTCGCCCATCACCGGATTGTGGAGGGCGCCGAGGCGCGCCACGCAACCCCGCGCCATCCCTGGTCCGCCGCCATGGGGAGCGCCCTGTCGCTCCACGGCATCGAGATTCTCTACGCGCATCAGGCCCAGGCCGTGGACCACGCCCGTGCCGGGCACCATGTGGTGGTGGCCACGCCCACGGCCAGCGGCAAGTCCCTGTGCTACAACCTGCCGGTCCTGGACCACTGCCTGGCCGATCCCGAGGCCAAGGCCCTGTATCTCTTCCCTCTCAAGGCCCTGGCCCAGGACCAGCTCAAGGGGTTCAACGAGCTGGCCGGGCTGCTCCCCGTTGGGCCGGACCAGGGCGGGCGCAGGCCCACGGCGGCCATCTACGATGGCGACACCTCGCCCCATTTTCGCAAGAAGATCCGCAACGCGCCGCCCAGCGTGATCATGAGCAACCCGGAGATGGTCCATTTGTCCATGCTCCCCCACCACGCGGCCTGGGCCGAGTTCCTGTCGGGTCTGAGTTATGTGGTGGTGGACGAGGTTCACACCTACCGCGGGGTCATGGGCTCGCACATGGCCATGGTCTTTCGCCGGCTGTTGCGTTTGTGCGAATACTACGGGGCGCGGCCCACCTTCATCTTCTGCTCGGCCACCATCGGCAACCCGGTGGCCCTGTGCCGGATGCTGACCGGCCTTGAGGTGCATCCGGTCCTTGAATCCGGCGCGGCCAGGGGGTTGCGGCACATGCTCTTCATCAACCCCGAGGGCTCGCCCGCCCAGGCGGCCATCCAGCTACTCCGCTCGGCCCTGGCCCGCGATATGCGCACCATTGTCTACTGCCAGTCGCGCAAGCTGACCGAGCTGATCGCCCTGTGGGCCGCCGAGCGCAGCGGGCAGTACCGGGAGCGCATCTCGGCCTACCGGGCCGGGTTCCTGCCCGAGGAGCGGCGCGAGATCGAGGCCCGGATGGCCTCGGGCGAGCTTCTGGCCGTCATCTCCACCTCGGCTCTGGAGCTTGGCATCGACATCGGCGGGCTCGACCTGTGCATCATGGTCGGCTACCCCGGCTCCATCATGGCCACCCAGCAGCGCGGGGGCCGGGTGGGCCGCACTGCGCGCGACAGCGTGGTCGCCCTGGTGGCCCAGGAGGACGCCCTGGACCAGTATTTCATGCGTCATCCCGAGGATTTCTTCGCCCGCCCGCCTGAATCGGCCATGCTCAACCCCTACAACCCGGTGATCATGGACCGCCACCTGATCTGCGCCGCGGCAGAGCTGACCCTGCGCCGGGGCGAGACCTTCCTGCGCGAGGAGCCTGTGGGCACAAGGGTGGATCAGCTGGTGGCCGCGGGCCATCTGTTTGAGGTGGCCGGAACCACGACCGGGCCCACGACCAGGCCCAGAACCGGGCCTGGGTCCGAGCCGTCGGGCGAGATCATCACCAGCCACAAGCACCCCCATCGCGACGTGGACCTGCGCGGGGCCGGGCGGTCCATGCACATCGAGGACATCACGGGCTTGGATTCCGAAGGCGGCGAAGGGGGCAAAAGGCCGGTCATCGGAACCCTCGACGCCCACCGCGCCTTTCGCGAGGCGCATCCGGGCGCGGTCTATCTGCACCGGGGCCAGACCTATGTCATCGACGACATGGACATGGGCACCATGGCCGTGCGCGCCCGGCGCGCCAGGGTGGGCTACTACACCCGCCCGCGCGGCAGCAAGGACACGGAGATCCTCGAAGTGCTCGGCACCAGGGCGTGCTTTGGCACCCGCGTCCACTTTGGCCGCCTCAAGGTCACCGAGCAGGTCACGGGCTATGAGAAACGGGCCGTGCGCGGCGGCAAGCTGCTGGGCATCACCCCGCTCGACCTACCGCCGCTGCGTTTTGAGACCGAGGGGCTCTGGTTCGAGATTCCCCACGCGGTGCGCACCCGGTGCGAGGAGGAATACCTGCACTTCATGGGCGGCATCCACGCCTTTGAGCATGCGGCCATCGGCATGCTGCCACTTTTGGTCATGACCGACCGCAACGACCTGGGCGGCATCTCCACCCCCATGCACCCCCAGGTGGAAGGCCCGGCGGTCTTCATCTACGACGGCATGCCCGGCGGCGCGGGGCTGACCCGCCAGGCCTTTGAGCAGGCCGACGAGCTGTTGCTGACCACCCTGCGCACCATCGACGAATGCCCGTGCGAGCTGGGCTGTCCGTCCTGCGTCCACTCGCCCAAGTGCGGCTCGGGCAACCGGCCCATCGACAAGCGCGCCGCCCGGTTCGTGCTTCAGTCCATCCGCACCGGCGACCCGCTGACCACCGCCATCAAGGAGATCGACATGCCTCTGTCTGGACCTCTTTTCGACCACGGAGTCACCCGGCCCGCGCCCAGGCGCTACGGGGTCATCGACATCGAGACCCGCTTCTCTGCCGACGAGGTGGGCGGCTGGGGCCGGGCCGACCGCATGGGCGTGTCCGTGGCCTGTGTCTGGGACGCGGGTGAGTGCGCCATGTTCGACTTCGGCCAGGACGACCTCGACGCGCTGGTGGCCCGGTTGCAGCAGTTCGACCTGGTCATCGGCTTCAACCACGTCAAGTTCGACTACGCCGTGCTTGGCGGCCTGCACCCTTTCAAGTTCCGCAGCCTGCCCAATCTCGATCTGCTGGCGGAGATCAACACCCGGCTCGGCTACCGGGTCAGCCTCGACAACACGGCCCAGGCCACCCTGAATGTGGGCAAATCCGCCGACGGCCTGATGGCGCTCAAGTGGTGGAAGGAGGGTCGGCTCGACCTGATCACCGAATACTGCCGCAAGGACGTGGCGGTGACCCGCGACCTCTACCTCCATGGCCGCGAGCACGGCCATATCTTCTTCACCAACAAGGCGGGCCAGAAGGTCAGGCTGCCGGTGGACTGGTAG
- a CDS encoding response regulator — protein MNTTLADKGDTEGQQRILVVDDSVSVRYAMEKHLTAAGFAVTLAVDGEDGLGKAVEGDFDLIITDVDMPRMDGFELCKRLKGEFKTSSIPIIILSSRDTDEFVEQGFRVGADAYLAKGGDIMEGIERIKDIVRARNFLTGSKVLVVDDSSSIRLFLRVGLTENGFAVRTAVNGREALEMLADFRPDLIITDLMMPEMDGFELCRALKGSQFSTIPVIVMSTMGDKAIMRRLLRGGAASFLIKPFSVTQLSTVIEEIFSSNFRLLLEEKERLQMEHRLTLSAIASLVQALEARDSLTRGHSERVALIAVGIGRELGFTPAELDRLLLVGRLHDLGKIGVRDDVLLKKDSLSDTEYDHVKAHSNVVADILRPIESLHDILEVTTSHHERWDGNGYPDGLAGEAIPLKARIISVADVFEAVTAERPYRDSMPRPVAVDIIREERGRQLCPTCVDAFMRWYEQTGGVIDLPEDYRQH, from the coding sequence ATGAACACCACCCTAGCAGACAAGGGCGACACCGAAGGACAGCAGCGGATTCTCGTGGTCGATGACTCGGTTTCTGTCCGCTATGCCATGGAAAAACACCTGACCGCCGCCGGGTTTGCCGTAACCCTGGCCGTGGACGGCGAGGACGGGCTGGGCAAGGCCGTCGAGGGCGACTTCGACCTGATCATCACCGACGTGGACATGCCCAGAATGGACGGCTTTGAGCTGTGCAAGCGACTCAAGGGCGAGTTCAAGACCTCGTCAATCCCCATCATCATCCTTTCCTCCCGCGACACGGACGAGTTCGTGGAGCAGGGATTTCGCGTGGGGGCCGACGCCTACCTGGCCAAGGGCGGCGACATCATGGAGGGCATCGAGCGCATCAAGGACATCGTCCGCGCCCGCAACTTCCTGACCGGCAGCAAGGTGCTGGTGGTGGACGATTCCTCAAGCATCCGCCTCTTCCTGCGCGTGGGCCTGACCGAGAACGGATTTGCGGTCCGAACTGCGGTCAACGGGCGCGAGGCCCTGGAGATGCTGGCCGATTTCCGGCCCGACCTGATCATTACCGACCTGATGATGCCCGAGATGGACGGTTTCGAGCTGTGCCGCGCCCTGAAGGGCTCCCAATTCTCCACCATCCCGGTCATCGTCATGTCCACCATGGGCGACAAGGCGATCATGCGCCGCCTCCTGCGCGGCGGCGCGGCCTCGTTCCTGATCAAGCCCTTTTCCGTGACCCAACTCTCGACGGTCATCGAGGAAATCTTCTCGTCCAACTTCCGGCTGCTGCTGGAGGAAAAGGAGCGGCTCCAGATGGAGCACCGGCTGACCCTCTCGGCCATCGCCAGTCTGGTCCAGGCCCTGGAGGCGCGCGACAGCCTGACTCGCGGCCACTCCGAGCGGGTGGCGCTCATTGCCGTGGGCATCGGCAGGGAGCTCGGCTTTACCCCGGCGGAGCTGGACCGACTGCTGCTCGTGGGCAGGCTCCACGACCTGGGCAAGATCGGCGTGCGCGACGACGTGCTGCTCAAGAAGGACTCCCTGAGCGACACGGAGTACGACCATGTCAAGGCCCACTCCAATGTGGTGGCCGACATCCTGCGCCCCATCGAGAGCCTGCACGACATCCTTGAGGTGACCACCTCCCACCACGAGCGGTGGGACGGCAATGGGTATCCCGACGGGCTGGCTGGCGAGGCCATCCCCCTCAAGGCGCGCATCATCTCGGTGGCCGATGTTTTTGAAGCCGTGACTGCGGAACGGCCCTACCGCGACTCCATGCCCAGGCCCGTGGCCGTGGACATCATCCGCGAGGAGCGCGGCAGACAGCTCTGCCCCACCTGCGTGGACGCCTTCATGCGCTGGTACGAGCAGACCGGCGGCGTCATCGATCTGCCCGAAGACTACCGCCAGCACTAG
- a CDS encoding ATP-grasp domain-containing protein, whose translation MLLLDAPYVSEYLCETAARLGQPVLDTDRARAVVCDRAARDRLLFVDQAELARRIVAGERVLANSENSLDLVLAAAEGSDLARQIEVCKDKARFREVTACLYPDYRFARVTAEGLGAFDPAGFPKPFVIKPSRGFFSLGVHVVCLDSQWPATAAALERERATMNAQYPESVVDAGEFIVEAAIQGEEYAIDVYFDAKGEPVVTNILHHRFASEDDVSDRLYYTSPQIVRTWLGPFTEAARRIGLACGFHDFPMHLEVRVGADGAILPIEANPLRFAGWCVADITAHAWGFNPYECYLADTRPDWPAILDAKSAAGEGDAVHAMVIGDLPSAMDGATITRVDYDGFAALFDTVLELRRMDYTAYPVFAFVFAKAASDRMDRLAAMTGADFTPLITTA comes from the coding sequence ATGCTGCTCCTCGACGCCCCTTATGTGTCGGAGTATTTGTGCGAGACCGCCGCGCGGCTGGGCCAGCCTGTGCTGGATACGGACCGAGCGCGGGCCGTGGTCTGCGACAGGGCGGCGCGGGACCGGCTGCTTTTCGTCGATCAGGCGGAGCTGGCCCGGCGGATTGTCGCGGGCGAGCGGGTGCTGGCCAATTCCGAGAACTCGCTTGATCTGGTCCTGGCGGCTGCCGAGGGCAGCGATCTGGCCCGGCAGATCGAGGTGTGCAAGGACAAGGCGCGTTTTCGGGAGGTCACGGCCTGCCTGTACCCGGACTATCGCTTTGCGCGGGTGACGGCGGAAGGGCTGGGAGCGTTCGACCCGGCAGGGTTTCCCAAGCCGTTCGTGATCAAGCCCTCGCGCGGATTCTTCAGCCTCGGCGTGCATGTGGTCTGTTTGGACAGCCAGTGGCCCGCCACGGCGGCGGCCCTTGAGCGCGAACGGGCGACCATGAACGCCCAGTATCCCGAAAGCGTGGTGGACGCGGGCGAGTTCATCGTCGAGGCGGCCATCCAGGGCGAGGAATACGCCATTGACGTGTATTTCGACGCCAAGGGCGAGCCTGTGGTTACCAACATCCTGCATCACCGCTTCGCCTCGGAAGATGACGTGTCGGACCGGCTCTACTACACCTCGCCGCAGATCGTCCGGACGTGGCTCGGCCCGTTCACCGAGGCCGCCCGCCGTATCGGCCTGGCCTGCGGGTTTCATGATTTTCCCATGCATCTGGAGGTGCGGGTGGGCGCGGACGGGGCGATCCTGCCCATTGAGGCCAACCCCCTGCGCTTTGCGGGCTGGTGCGTGGCCGACATCACGGCTCATGCCTGGGGATTCAACCCCTACGAGTGCTACCTTGCCGACACCCGGCCCGACTGGCCGGCCATTCTGGATGCCAAAAGCGCCGCCGGAGAGGGCGACGCGGTCCACGCCATGGTCATCGGCGATCTGCCGTCCGCCATGGACGGCGCAACGATCACGCGGGTGGATTATGACGGGTTCGCGGCCCTGTTCGACACCGTGCTGGAGCTGCGGCGCATGGACTACACGGCCTACCCGGTCTTTGCCTTTGTCTTTGCCAAGGCGGCCTCGGACCGCATGGACAGGCTGGCCGCCATGACCGGGGCGGACTTCACGCCGCTGATCACCACGGCATAG
- a CDS encoding DUF4276 family protein: MARLIFMLEEESMVRCLKGLLPRLLPGSLEGRDYLFISHDGKQHLEKSLPRKLRSWNYPDDLFVILRDQDSGDCKTIKQHLVNLCEQSGRQASLIRIVCRELESWYIGDLAAVAAAFHKPKLVKNQSKAKFSEPDKLGSPATELKKLVPNYMKKSGSSLIGQELSLEPNANMSRSFQAFISGIRRIAQG; encoded by the coding sequence ATGGCCCGGCTCATATTCATGCTCGAAGAAGAGTCCATGGTCCGCTGTCTGAAAGGATTACTTCCTCGCCTTTTGCCGGGCTCCCTGGAGGGACGAGACTACCTTTTCATCTCCCACGACGGAAAGCAGCACCTGGAAAAATCTCTTCCGAGAAAACTCAGAAGCTGGAATTATCCAGATGACCTTTTTGTTATACTGCGGGACCAGGACAGCGGCGACTGCAAAACGATCAAACAGCACCTGGTCAATCTGTGTGAACAGTCAGGCAGGCAAGCCTCGTTGATCCGTATAGTCTGCCGGGAATTGGAGTCATGGTACATTGGGGACCTCGCTGCTGTTGCTGCTGCGTTCCATAAGCCCAAATTGGTCAAGAACCAAAGCAAGGCAAAATTCTCAGAGCCGGACAAGCTTGGGTCTCCGGCCACAGAGTTGAAGAAACTTGTCCCAAACTACATGAAGAAGAGCGGATCTTCTCTCATCGGGCAAGAACTATCCCTTGAGCCGAATGCCAATATGTCCAGGAGCTTTCAGGCTTTCATTTCTGGAATCAGGCGCATAGCCCAAGGATAG